The Bacteroidota bacterium genome includes a region encoding these proteins:
- the floA gene encoding flotillin-like protein FloA (flotillin-like protein involved in membrane lipid rafts): protein MNAIGPAAILIVVAALFFLILFLYFIPLGLWVSALSAGVHVRIFSDLVGMRLRKVPPDVIVRSKITAFKAGIPVDIPKLEAHYLAGGNVPKVVAALISASKANIELNFDRAAAIDLAGRDVLEAVKLSVTPKVIETPQVPGVAKNGIQVRVVARVTIRANLERLVGGAGEATILARVGEGIVTTIGTSESHKEVLERPDRISKVVLDKGLDAGTAFEILSIDIADVFIGDNIGAKLQSDQAEAELKIARARAEERRAAAVATEQEMKARVQEMRAKLVEAEAQIPMSIAEAFRAGHLGVLDYYNMQNIQADTNMRKSIADTGATDTGNAPAPGATQSTS from the coding sequence ATGAATGCAATCGGACCAGCCGCGATACTCATCGTAGTAGCGGCGCTGTTTTTTCTGATCCTGTTTCTCTACTTTATCCCGCTTGGGTTGTGGGTATCGGCGCTTTCGGCGGGCGTGCACGTCCGGATCTTCAGCGATCTGGTCGGCATGCGACTCCGGAAAGTGCCGCCGGACGTGATCGTACGATCGAAGATCACGGCGTTCAAGGCGGGTATCCCGGTGGATATTCCGAAGCTGGAAGCGCATTATCTGGCCGGCGGTAACGTGCCGAAAGTTGTTGCGGCGCTGATCAGCGCCTCGAAAGCGAACATCGAGCTGAACTTCGATCGCGCCGCAGCGATCGATCTCGCCGGACGCGATGTGCTCGAAGCCGTGAAGCTTTCGGTTACACCGAAAGTGATCGAGACGCCGCAAGTGCCGGGCGTTGCGAAGAACGGCATTCAGGTCCGCGTGGTAGCGCGCGTGACGATCCGCGCGAACCTCGAGCGCCTCGTCGGTGGTGCGGGTGAGGCGACAATCCTGGCTCGCGTGGGCGAGGGAATCGTGACGACGATCGGCACGAGCGAATCGCACAAGGAAGTGCTGGAGCGCCCGGACCGCATCTCGAAAGTGGTGCTCGATAAAGGGTTGGATGCCGGAACGGCGTTCGAGATTTTATCCATCGATATTGCCGACGTCTTCATCGGTGATAACATCGGCGCGAAGCTTCAGAGCGATCAGGCCGAAGCCGAGCTGAAGATTGCGCGGGCCCGTGCCGAGGAGCGAAGAGCGGCCGCCGTCGCGACCGAGCAGGAGATGAAAGCGCGGGTGCAGGAGATGCGTGCGAAGCTGGTCGAGGCGGAAGCGCAGATTCCGATGTCGATCGCGGAGGCGTTCCGCGCCGGACACCTTGGCGTGTTGGACTACTACAACATGCAGAATATCCAGGCGGATACGAACATGCGGAAGTCGATCGCCGATACCGGCGCGACGGACACGGGCAATGCCCCGGCACCGGGTGCGACGCAATCGACGTCGTAG
- a CDS encoding isoprenyl transferase translates to MRRFLSSEPYQQTQDDKRVQQELRARGKLPQHVAVIMDGNGRWAEERGLPRAAGHQAGIASLRDVTRASRELGLGFLTVYAFSTENWKRPKREVSMLFRLLVKMLREELREMLQNGVRLNAIGQLNSLPKLVQQELFDSIDRTSQNKGLTLTLALSYSGRWDLVRSMQSIALDVRSGKISPEDISEETIRAALTTSTIPEPDLLVRTSGEMRLSNFLLWELAYSEIHVTKTFWPDFRREHLYEAIRDYQTRERRFGLTGEQLRGSSTEAGDERTFIEKFISSK, encoded by the coding sequence ATGCGCCGATTCCTAAGCTCCGAGCCATATCAGCAGACCCAGGACGACAAACGCGTCCAGCAGGAGCTTCGCGCGCGCGGCAAGCTGCCGCAGCATGTTGCGGTCATTATGGATGGCAACGGTCGCTGGGCCGAGGAACGAGGCTTGCCGCGCGCCGCAGGGCATCAGGCTGGCATTGCGAGCCTCCGTGACGTGACCCGAGCCTCGCGTGAGTTGGGACTCGGTTTCCTCACGGTCTATGCCTTCTCGACAGAGAACTGGAAGCGCCCGAAGCGCGAGGTTTCGATGCTGTTCAGGTTGCTCGTCAAGATGCTGCGGGAAGAACTTCGTGAAATGCTCCAAAACGGCGTGCGACTCAACGCCATCGGCCAGCTTAATTCCTTGCCCAAACTGGTACAGCAAGAGTTGTTCGATTCCATCGATCGTACATCGCAAAACAAAGGACTGACGCTGACTCTGGCGCTTAGCTATTCTGGCCGTTGGGATTTGGTGCGTTCCATGCAGTCCATCGCGCTCGATGTTCGCAGTGGTAAAATCTCGCCGGAGGATATTTCCGAGGAGACCATCCGCGCGGCGCTCACGACCTCGACCATTCCCGAGCCCGACTTGCTGGTCCGTACCAGTGGCGAGATGCGGCTCTCGAATTTCTTGCTCTGGGAGTTAGCATATTCAGAAATTCATGTAACGAAGACCTTCTGGCCTGATTTTCGGCGCGAACACTTGTATGAAGCCATTCGCGATTACCAAACGCGGGAGCGACGCTTTGGGCTGACCGGCGAGCAACTCCGCGGTTCCTCGACTGAGGCGGGCGATGAGCGCACCTTCATCGAGAAGTTTATTTCATCGAAGTAA
- a CDS encoding NUDIX domain-containing protein codes for MKTIGVFAAIFDDEHRILLVRLAYGNQSWTTRGGAFEHGETIEEVLKREVIEESGY; via the coding sequence ATGAAGACTATTGGTGTCTTCGCTGCCATCTTCGACGACGAGCATCGCATCCTTCTTGTCCGCTTAGCCTATGGCAACCAGAGTTGGACGACGCGGGGCGGAGCGTTCGAACACGGCGAAACTATCGAAGAGGTACTGAAGCGCGAAGTAATCGAAGAGTCGGGTTATTGA
- the glmM gene encoding phosphoglucosamine mutase, protein MLLRSISGLRGTVGEGLTAEVVARYAASFAAFNDNKGTVAVGYDGRLGGAAYYDICCQTLVSCGCDVLSIGMAPTPTVMMAVETKPEVAGGIIITASHNPQEWNGMKFIAQTGLFLDAGENARLWEIVDDESPQSVAPDEVGQIIDGRDFIEEHIQAVLDIPYVDREKIARRNFKVVLDCVNASGSFIQPRLLHALGVADIVEFACDGSGVFPHRPEPVPENLTTLKEAILREQADLGIVVDPDADRLVLIMENGEPFIEENTIVLAAEQVLKHSPRGQSVVVNLSTTRAVEDIAAKYDAKVFRTPVGEINVARKMQSEHAIVGGEGSGGVILPSVHIGRDSLVGVALALSALSEFGGPISEKSKTLPQYEIVKSKIELTSVEQVQSVLSDLSVKFASRARKVNREDGIRFDFVRSWLHARASNTEPIIRIIAEAPTQAEAEGLLAEARA, encoded by the coding sequence ATGCTACTACGAAGTATTTCCGGCCTTCGCGGCACCGTTGGCGAGGGCCTTACGGCAGAAGTCGTCGCGCGGTACGCGGCGAGTTTCGCGGCGTTCAATGACAATAAGGGTACCGTCGCGGTCGGGTACGATGGCCGTCTTGGTGGCGCGGCGTATTACGATATCTGCTGCCAGACGTTGGTAAGCTGCGGCTGCGATGTTTTGTCGATCGGCATGGCGCCGACGCCAACGGTCATGATGGCCGTCGAAACCAAGCCGGAAGTTGCTGGTGGGATCATCATCACGGCAAGCCACAATCCACAAGAGTGGAACGGGATGAAGTTCATCGCGCAGACGGGGCTGTTCCTCGATGCGGGTGAGAATGCGAGGCTTTGGGAAATCGTCGATGATGAGTCTCCGCAATCGGTAGCACCTGATGAAGTTGGTCAGATCATTGATGGTCGAGATTTTATCGAGGAGCATATTCAGGCGGTGCTGGATATTCCGTATGTCGATCGGGAGAAGATCGCTCGACGAAATTTCAAAGTTGTGCTCGATTGTGTGAATGCTTCGGGGTCGTTTATCCAGCCAAGATTATTGCATGCACTTGGCGTCGCGGACATCGTCGAGTTCGCCTGTGATGGCTCCGGAGTCTTTCCCCATCGGCCCGAGCCGGTGCCGGAAAATCTTACGACGCTGAAGGAAGCGATCCTTCGCGAGCAGGCGGATTTAGGAATCGTGGTGGATCCCGATGCGGACAGGCTTGTACTCATCATGGAAAATGGCGAGCCGTTCATAGAGGAGAATACGATCGTGCTGGCAGCAGAGCAAGTGCTGAAGCACTCACCGCGAGGACAGTCGGTCGTGGTGAATCTTTCGACGACAAGGGCCGTCGAGGACATCGCCGCGAAGTACGATGCGAAAGTCTTTCGCACTCCAGTCGGGGAGATCAACGTGGCGCGCAAGATGCAATCGGAGCATGCGATCGTTGGCGGCGAGGGAAGCGGGGGAGTGATCCTGCCGAGTGTTCACATCGGGCGCGATTCGCTGGTCGGGGTTGCGTTGGCGCTTTCGGCGCTTTCGGAGTTTGGTGGGCCAATCTCCGAAAAGAGCAAAACATTGCCGCAATACGAGATTGTGAAATCGAAGATTGAACTTACCAGCGTGGAGCAAGTTCAATCGGTACTATCTGACCTATCCGTCAAATTTGCCAGCCGCGCCAGAAAGGTAAATCGAGAAGACGGCATCCGCTTCGATTTCGTGCGATCGTGGCTGCATGCGCGAGCCAGCAACACCGAGCCTATCATTCGGATCATTGCCGAGGCGCCGACACAAGCTGAGGCAGAGGGGCTGTTAGCCGAGGCGAGAGCATGA
- a CDS encoding fatty acid desaturase produces MLRYRADRRTLLYMVATTGLFAIQWVYGFNPFAYFVYLFLSIAVTVIAHNHNHVPIWRNKTLNALTDYWLTIFYGFPAFAWIPTHNMNHHALNNREGDYTITYRLTEHNHLMMLLAYPSVSSYYQQKPIRDYIKRQWVEDRSYALFCLSQYLLLVLWIAVFAIIDWRKALLYVVVPQQVGLFSVLIFNYVQHVHADEQSKWNHSRNFVGFLNTLLFNNGLHTVHHERAGMHWSQSREAHAKVEEKISPALIERSFWGYIGRNYFLGALIPKYRTHSMRLERMQNRYPLGSQASPPQGV; encoded by the coding sequence TTGCTTCGCTATCGCGCCGATCGGCGCACCCTTCTTTACATGGTCGCGACCACTGGCCTCTTTGCAATTCAGTGGGTGTACGGGTTCAATCCGTTCGCGTATTTTGTTTACCTATTTCTTTCGATTGCCGTTACGGTGATCGCCCATAACCATAACCACGTACCGATTTGGCGTAACAAAACGCTGAATGCTCTGACCGATTACTGGCTCACGATCTTCTACGGCTTCCCTGCATTCGCCTGGATCCCAACGCATAACATGAATCATCATGCGCTCAACAACCGTGAAGGCGATTACACAATCACCTACCGTCTAACCGAGCATAATCATCTGATGATGCTGCTCGCGTATCCGAGCGTTTCGAGCTACTATCAGCAGAAGCCAATTCGAGATTATATCAAGCGGCAGTGGGTCGAAGACCGGTCTTATGCGCTCTTTTGCCTTTCGCAATATCTTCTGCTAGTGCTGTGGATTGCAGTCTTCGCCATAATCGATTGGCGCAAAGCGTTGCTTTATGTCGTTGTGCCTCAGCAGGTCGGTCTGTTCAGCGTTCTGATTTTCAATTACGTGCAGCACGTCCACGCCGATGAGCAGTCAAAGTGGAATCACTCGCGAAATTTTGTCGGATTCCTGAACACCTTGTTGTTCAACAACGGACTTCACACCGTCCATCACGAGCGTGCAGGCATGCATTGGAGCCAGTCGCGCGAAGCCCACGCCAAGGTCGAAGAAAAAATTTCCCCGGCCTTGATCGAGCGAAGCTTCTGGGGCTATATCGGCAGAAATTATTTCCTCGGTGCGCTAATCCCAAAGTATCGTACACACTCGATGCGTCTCGAGCGGATGCAAAATCGTTATCCTCTCGGTTCCCAGGCATCACCACCGCAAGGCGTGTAA